The candidate division TA06 bacterium DNA segment CTTGATGTCCTGTTCCAGATCCCGGCTGGTGGCGGCGATGATTCGCAGATCCACTTTGATGGTCTCGTTTCCGCCGACATGTTCCACCACCCCTTCCTGGATTACCCGCAGCAGCTTGGTCTGAAGGGCGGTGGGCATCTCTCCAATTTCGTCAAGAAAAACAGTCCCACCTTCCGCCAGCTCAAATTTTCCCTGCCGGCGGTTGAAAGCCCCGGTGAAGGCCCCCTTCTCGTATCCGAAAAGCTCGGACTCCAGAAGATTTTCCGGTATGGAGCCGCAATCTATCACCATAAATGGTTTGTCTTTCCGGAGACTCAGCTGGTGGATGGCCCGGGCCACCAGAGTTTTTCCGGTGCCCGATTCCCCCAGCAGCAGCAAATTGACTTCGGAGCCGGCCACTCGCCGGACCAGGGAAAAAACTTTTTCCATGGCCGGACATTGTCCCAGCAGCTCCCCCCGATCTTCCAATAGCTTCTGTAATGAGATGTTTTCCCTTTCCAGCTGCTGGCGTTTTTCCTTCTCCAGGCGGCTGATGTTTTCCACCAATTCGGCGTTCTCTATGGAGATAGCGGCTTGGGCCGCCAGGGCGGCAAAAAGGTCCAGGTCCTCAGTGGAAAAACTTTCATGAATCAGCTGGCTATCGACATATATCACTCCCAGAATTTTTCGGTTATCCGCCTGACCGGAGAAAAGCGGCACGCACATGCAGGAACGCAGTTTGAGGTCGGCGATGGAGGCCGACTGGCTGTAATTGGCATCATGAGAGGCATCCTTGACCCAGAGCGGCTGACCGCTGTCAATCACCTGCTGGGTAATGGTATGGCTTATCTGGAAATCATCACCCTCCCAGTTCTGGCTTTTCTGGTTCCGGATCACCCTGAATTTCAGGATCTCCCCCTCGTAAAGCATCAAGAACCCCCGTTCGGCCCGGGTTAAAGAAAGCACCGAATCCATCGTCACATTCAGAAGCTGGTCAAGGTTCAAGACCCGGCTCAGGCGGCGGGAGGCATCCAGCAGCAGGCTGAGCCTTTCCCGGCCATGGTCCGGATCAAGCAGCGAGGAGATATTCTTCCGCCCCTCCAGTGCCTGGGCGATGGCGGCCAGGTCAACTTCCGCTTCCACCACCAGGTTTCCGGCGCTTTGCACCCTCTGATTAACCGGCATAGCTTGCTGCCTCCTGACGGAACAGTTTGATGTCCTTGAACAGCTGGCGCCGGCGGGGAGCGAATATGTACGAGGATTTTAGATCCGGCTGGCTGATGTTGGCCAAAGCCTGCTTGAACCCGGACAGAATTTTTTGATACTGTTCCAGGGCCAGGTCATAACGTTTGTGCTTGACATGGTGTCTGGCTATGGCCGAGAAAATAGGCCAGGCTGTTTCTGCCGTATTTACCTTAGTGGCGATTTCCAGAGACCATTCCATGTATGTGAGGCCGCTCCGGCCTCTTTCCTCCAGCAATTCTCCTTTCAGCAGCAAGACATCGGCCACCAACTGCTGTTCCTCCACTCTTTGCGCCAGGCTTAAGGCTTTGTCGGCCATGGCTTCGGCTTTGTCCAGCTCTCCTAGCTCGCGGTGCAGATCGGCCAGGTTCTTTAAAATAAACGCCTCTCCGGCTCTAATATCCAGCTCGGCAAAAATCTCCCGGGCCTGAGAGAAGATTTCCTTGGCCTTATCCCACTGCTGGCGCATCTGGCTGATGCGTCCCGAAATGTTCAGGGCCCGCCCCATCTCCAGGCGGCCGCCCAGTTCTTCTGCCATGCCCAGCGATTTTTGACAGAACAAACTGCAATCCTTCAGACCCCCTAAAGCCAGGTAAAATTCCGCTTTGCGGATATAGGCGTCGAGCATGATATTTTTTGCCCCGATGGTGGCGGCCAGCTGAATGGCCCGGTTATAGCTCCACAGGGCCCGGTCCCATTCCCCCTTGGCTTTGTGGATCAGCCCGATATTGACCAGCGAGGTGGCCGTCTCCAAGCTCGAACCGATCCGCTCCATGGTCTGCAGACATTTACTGTGGTATTCCAGTGCCTTGTCCCAGTCATACAGATGCCGGGAGATCAGGGCCAGGTTATTGTAGGATTTGGCCAGGCCGCTGATATCGCCTATTTTTTCCCGGATGGCGAAACTCTTTTGGCAGGATTCGGCTGCCCGGTCCCAGTCATACATCCGGTAATAAACCAGCCCCAGGTTGTTGTGGCTGTCGGCAATCCCGTAAAGGCTGCCTTCCCGCTCATTGATCGCCAGGCTCTTCCGGTGCACCGAAAGAGCCTGGCTCCATTCTGCCAGGTGCCAGTAGGCTTGTCCCAAAGTGTTGTAAATTTCCGCCTCCACCGAAGGTTTGCTATTTTGAGGCAGCAATTTTAAGGCCTCCTGGCAGTTTTTTTCCGCAGTCCGGTATTCGCCCCGGCTGATGCAGGTTACTGCGATGGCTCTCATCAACCGGGCGGCCGATTGGGGATCGTTCCGCGAAACGGTCAATCCCTGACGCAGGTATTCTGTGGAGGATTCATAATTGCCCAGCCTTTCCTGGCACCGTCCCATTTTATAATAGCTATCCGGGGAAGGCCCTTTTGCCAGATGCAAGACCTGGGCCGCTTCCAACGCTTTCTGGAATTCCCCCGAAACATAGTAAAGTTTCTGCAGTTTTTCCAACACCGGAAGATCCTGCTGGGATGGCGACAGCTCGATGGCTTTGCGGTAATGTTCTATGGCCTGTCGTTTGGAAAATTCCGCCAGGCCGTCTCCGGCCAACAGGTGAAACTCCCTGGCTTTGCCGGGATCTCCAGCCGCTTCCCAGTGGCGCGACAGTGCGGAAAGTTCCTGCAGGGAATGATTTTCCTGATTTTCCAGTATCTGGGCGGTGGCCCGGTGCAGACGGGACAGCAGTCCCGGGGAGGCAGAACGGTATACTTCGCGGGCGATTTTGGAGTGATGAAGCCCGTAGAAGAGATCGCCTTTTTCCTCTTGTAAAACCGTCAGCAGGCTTTGGCTCTTGAAATACAGCAGGTCTTTGCTGATCTGGCAGGCGTCCAGCGCCGTGATGGCAAAGATCTGGTGGGCGGTGGCTGGGCGCTCCATCACCGCCAGGGATTGCATCAACAAAAGCTGTTCCGGAGACAGGTTCTTTAATTTAAGCTTAAAAGCCTTGGTCAATCCGTCGGGCAAGGCCAGTCGATCGTTCGTCAGAGAAGTTATCTGCCATTGGCCGTGGCGCCGTTCGATAAACTTCGAGTCCATCAAATAATGCACCGCCTCTTCGATCAACAGGGGATTTCCCTCGGTTTCGGCGAATATCTTCGTCAGCAAAGGCTCCGGATTTTGAATCCGGGGGAAAATATTCCGGATTAGCTCGGAAACCTCGGACTGGCTCAGCCGTTTCAGGAAAAACTGTTCGGCCAGGTTCTCGGCTACCAGGGCCTCGATGGTTTCCGGCAGATGGTGTCCCGGAGCCAGGTCGTCGTTTCTGAAGCTGCCGATCACCAATATGGATGACCGGGCTATATTGCGCATCAGGTGGCTGACAGCTTCCAGGCTTTCCCGGTCTATCCACTGGATACTTTCCAGCATAATGACCGTCGCCCGGGGGGGAACGGCCTCCATGGTTTTTATAATGAAGCCAGCTACAGCATCCAGCAGCCGGAGCCGCTGCTCATGGGCCGGCAGTGAGGCCGGAACCGGAAGGTTTTTGACCTCGGGCAGGGCCCGGTAGGCGGGAACGATCTCAGCCAGTTTGGGACCGAACTCCGAAATAATCTGGGGGCAAAAGTTCTGGGCCAGAGGCAGGATCTGGGCCAGCAACTGCCCGATCAGGTCGTAGGCGGAAGTGTCGGGCTGGTAACAGCGGGTCCACAGCACCTGGCATTCCAACAGCTGGGCCTCCAGGGAGAACTCCGTCAGCAGCTTGGTGCGCCCGATGCCGGTTTCGCCGGAAATAAAAATGGTGGAGCCTTGGCCGGAGATGGCATTCTGAACGGCATGTCGCAATTCGGCCATTTCTTTATTCCGGCCCACCAGTCGGCTGTTGAAGACGAAAGGAAGGCGGGGAGCATCGGGCGATTCGCCGGGGCTTTGTTTGATGATCCTGGCCAGCTCAACTGCAACCTCGCCGGCTCCGGCCGGCCTGGCATTGGGATCCTTGTTCAGGAGTTTTAAGATCAATGATTGAAGCCGTTCAGGAAGGGAGGCGTTGTATATCAGCGGCGGCTGGGGCGGCTGATATAGGTGTTTTTTTACCAGATCTTTCAGTGACGGGGCCTCAAAGGGCAGGACTCCGGCGAATATCTGATACATCAAAACCCCCAGCGAATATAGGTCCGCCCGGCCATCCGAAGATTGGCCGGAGATAACCTCCGGGGAAATATAGGAAGGGGTGCCGGATATCTTTAGGGGGGCACAGGCTGCGCTTTGAGCCAACCCAAAGTCCAACAGCTTGACGGCGTCTTTTTCGTCCAGCAGAAGGTTGGATGGTTTTAAATCAAGATGGACGATGTTCCAGTAATGAATGTATTCCAAGGCATGGCACAGTTCAATCAGCTTATGGCATTTTTTTTCAAAAGAAAGATCCCGGCAACGGCATAATATATCCGGCCCCGGCACGAATTCCATAATATAAAAACATCCGGCCTGGAAATTTTCGTAAGCATAAACCGCGGCTAGGTTGGGATGCCTCAACTCTGCCAACAGCCGGAACTCCTGGCTGACCAGATTTATGTTAATGGAGTCGGCTAAAAAAAGCTTTAGGGCCACAATTTGTCCGCCAGCCAGATCAACGGCTTTATATACCTGGCTGGAAGAACCCTCTCCCAGAAATTCCAGCACCTGGTATTTAGTGCCGATCTTTTGGTCTTTCAACAACCTATCCATGGTAACAAAATGATACGTTCATGTTTTTAGTTTAACATAAATCCGTTTAGTTTGCAAGATATTTTTCGTTTTACAGATCCGAACGGCTTTGTTGCGCAAAGAGTGTA contains these protein-coding regions:
- a CDS encoding tetratricopeptide repeat protein, giving the protein MKDQKIGTKYQVLEFLGEGSSSQVYKAVDLAGGQIVALKLFLADSININLVSQEFRLLAELRHPNLAAVYAYENFQAGCFYIMEFVPGPDILCRCRDLSFEKKCHKLIELCHALEYIHYWNIVHLDLKPSNLLLDEKDAVKLLDFGLAQSAACAPLKISGTPSYISPEVISGQSSDGRADLYSLGVLMYQIFAGVLPFEAPSLKDLVKKHLYQPPQPPLIYNASLPERLQSLILKLLNKDPNARPAGAGEVAVELARIIKQSPGESPDAPRLPFVFNSRLVGRNKEMAELRHAVQNAISGQGSTIFISGETGIGRTKLLTEFSLEAQLLECQVLWTRCYQPDTSAYDLIGQLLAQILPLAQNFCPQIISEFGPKLAEIVPAYRALPEVKNLPVPASLPAHEQRLRLLDAVAGFIIKTMEAVPPRATVIMLESIQWIDRESLEAVSHLMRNIARSSILVIGSFRNDDLAPGHHLPETIEALVAENLAEQFFLKRLSQSEVSELIRNIFPRIQNPEPLLTKIFAETEGNPLLIEEAVHYLMDSKFIERRHGQWQITSLTNDRLALPDGLTKAFKLKLKNLSPEQLLLMQSLAVMERPATAHQIFAITALDACQISKDLLYFKSQSLLTVLQEEKGDLFYGLHHSKIAREVYRSASPGLLSRLHRATAQILENQENHSLQELSALSRHWEAAGDPGKAREFHLLAGDGLAEFSKRQAIEHYRKAIELSPSQQDLPVLEKLQKLYYVSGEFQKALEAAQVLHLAKGPSPDSYYKMGRCQERLGNYESSTEYLRQGLTVSRNDPQSAARLMRAIAVTCISRGEYRTAEKNCQEALKLLPQNSKPSVEAEIYNTLGQAYWHLAEWSQALSVHRKSLAINEREGSLYGIADSHNNLGLVYYRMYDWDRAAESCQKSFAIREKIGDISGLAKSYNNLALISRHLYDWDKALEYHSKCLQTMERIGSSLETATSLVNIGLIHKAKGEWDRALWSYNRAIQLAATIGAKNIMLDAYIRKAEFYLALGGLKDCSLFCQKSLGMAEELGGRLEMGRALNISGRISQMRQQWDKAKEIFSQAREIFAELDIRAGEAFILKNLADLHRELGELDKAEAMADKALSLAQRVEEQQLVADVLLLKGELLEERGRSGLTYMEWSLEIATKVNTAETAWPIFSAIARHHVKHKRYDLALEQYQKILSGFKQALANISQPDLKSSYIFAPRRRQLFKDIKLFRQEAASYAG
- a CDS encoding sigma 54-interacting transcriptional regulator, translating into MPVNQRVQSAGNLVVEAEVDLAAIAQALEGRKNISSLLDPDHGRERLSLLLDASRRLSRVLNLDQLLNVTMDSVLSLTRAERGFLMLYEGEILKFRVIRNQKSQNWEGDDFQISHTITQQVIDSGQPLWVKDASHDANYSQSASIADLKLRSCMCVPLFSGQADNRKILGVIYVDSQLIHESFSTEDLDLFAALAAQAAISIENAELVENISRLEKEKRQQLERENISLQKLLEDRGELLGQCPAMEKVFSLVRRVAGSEVNLLLLGESGTGKTLVARAIHQLSLRKDKPFMVIDCGSIPENLLESELFGYEKGAFTGAFNRRQGKFELAEGGTVFLDEIGEMPTALQTKLLRVIQEGVVEHVGGNETIKVDLRIIAATSRDLEQDIKNGRFRKDLYYRLNVITIHLPPMREREGDVLLLAGFFLEKYAAKHRKQIVCLSAAAKVALISYAWPGNVRELEHKIERAVIMCDGREVSPVHLELEAPSFETNLAAGLNSAKADIENKMVTQTLSLNKGDVTATAKQLGVARQQIYRIMKRHGIKNKGTKRPAGGHKG